A section of the Humulus lupulus chromosome 2, drHumLupu1.1, whole genome shotgun sequence genome encodes:
- the LOC133817259 gene encoding phytoene synthase 2, chloroplastic-like produces MAAVLWVQVCLKENGNSLVSLAPKNGGPKRPKMCSKLSFSSGSLALSGTIAHPARSSEEKVYEVVLKQAALVRERRKPEEKSLDLNLPIKTDGTTNWDLLNEAYDRCGEVCAEYAKTFYLGTLLMTPERRKAVWAIYVWCRRTDELVDGPNASHITPKALDRWEKRLTDLYEGRPFDMYDAALSHTVSKFPVDIQPFRDMIEGMRLDLRKSRYMNFDELYLYCYYVAGTVGLMSVPVMGIAPESKASTESVYNAALALGIANQLTNILRDVGEDARRGRVYLPQDELARAGLSDEDIFRGKVTDKWRSFMKGQIKRARMFFDQAEKGVADLSAASRWPVWASLLLYRQILDAIEANDYDNFTKRAYVGKAKKFLSLPAAYGRALVGPSNMA; encoded by the exons ATGGCTGCTGTTCTTTGGGTACAGGTTTGTCTTAAAGAGAACGGTAACTCTCTGGTTAGCCTTGCACCCAAAAATGGTGGACCGAAGAGGCCCAAAATGTGCTCTAAGCTGAGTTTCTCAAGTGGGTCTTTAGCGTTATCGGGGACTATTGCACACCCAGCAAGATCTTCAGAAGAGAAAGTGTATGAAGTGGTGCTGAAACAAGCGGCTCTGGTTAGAGAACGTAGGAAGCCCGAAGAGAAATCTCTGGACTTGAATCTGCCCATTAAAACTGACGGAACCACCAATTGGGATCTCTTGAACGAAGCTTATGACCGCTGTGGTGAAGTCTGTGCTGAGTATGCCAAGACTTTTTATCTGG GCACTTTACTCATGACACCAGAACGGAGGAAAGCTGTTTGGGCAATTTATG TGTGGTGCAGAAGGACTGATGAGCTCGTTGACGGGCCTAATGCTTCGCACATCACACCAAAGGCTCTTGACAGATGGGAAAAAAGATTGACTGATCTTTACGAGGGTCGCCCGTTCGATATGTATGATGCTGCTCTTTCTCATACAGTCTCGAAGTTCCCTGTCGATATACAG CCCTTTAGAGACATGATAGAAGGAATGAGGTTAGACTTGAGAAAATCAAGATACATGAATTTCGATGAACTATACCTTTACTGCTACTATGTTGCTGGgactgtgggacttatgagtgtTCCGGTGATGGGGATAGCACCGGAGTCAAAGGCTTCAACTGAGAGCGTTTACAATGCTGCATTGGCTCTTGGGATAGCTAATCAGCTCACTAACATACTCAGAGATGTTGGGGAAGA TGCTAGGAGAGGCAGAGTGTATCTTCCACAAGATGAACTTGCACGCGCTGGTCTTTCAGACGAGGACATCTTTCGTGGGAAAGTAACCGACAAATGGAGGAGTTTCATGAAGGGACAGATAAAGCGAGCTAGAATGTTCTTCGACCAGGCGGAGAAGGGTGTGGCAGACCTCAGCGCAGCCAGTAGATGGCCAGTGTGGGCATCTTTGTTGCTATATCGACAGATATTGGATGCCATTGAAGCCAATGACTATGATAACTTTACAAAGCGTGCTTATGTAGGAAAAGCAAAGAAATTCTTGTCACTTCCCGCGGCATATGGTAGAGCACTTGTAGGCCCCTCAAATATGGCTTAG